From the Prochlorococcus marinus str. AS9601 genome, the window AAGAATTTAACTGAAGCAGAAACCTTCTTTGGCTCGATTAGTAGTGGCAGCAGTGTTTTGTTGGGCCACCTATTAAGTCTTGTACTTACAGCAATAATAGTTTCATCAGGTATAAAAAAAGGTATAGAAAAGGTTACTAGATATTTCATGCCAATCCTTTTCATAATTATTGTGATTCTTGCTATTTGGGCTACTTCACTTTCAGGTGCATGGGAAGGATATAAAACATTTCTACTTAAGTTTGACTTCAATGAATTGAGAAATCCTCAAACAATAAGAAACGCTTTTACACAAGCATTTTTTTCATTAAGTTTAGGGATTGGAATTATGGTTACCTACGCATCCTATTTAAATAAAAAAAGTAATCTTCCAAAATTAAGTGTAGGAGTTGCATCATTAGATACTTTGGTTGGACTAATGGCTGGATTTATAACTTTCCCAATAGTTTTAACATTCGGTTTAAGTGACGCTATTTCTGAATCCACTGTTGGTGCTTTATTTATCTCAATTCCAACAGGTTTAGGTTCATATGGTGCGGCAGGAAGAATTGTAGCTGTTGCATTTTTCGCATTAGCTTATATTGCAGCAATAACTTCCTCTGTTTCATTATTGGAAGTTCCAGTTTCCTCTTTAATGGATAAATTTGGTTTTAAAAGAGAAAAATCTGTTTGGCTGATAACTCTTTTCTTATTCTTAGCAGGCATTCCTTCTGCATTAAACTTAAACATTCTTGGAACTATTGATTCGATTTTTGGAGGTGTATTACTTATCTTTGGTGGATTCTTGGTTACTTTCTTTATGGGATGGGTAGTACCTGGAAAGTTTAATGAAGAACTTAGTGATTCAAAAGTTGGAATCAAAACGACACGTTATTTGAAATTCATGACAAGATGGGTTGCGCCACCAATTATTGGTTTTGGACTATTTATTAGTGTGTTTGATTTGCTTAAAGGCTGGGTAAGTTAAAAATAAATAAAATTATAATTTATAAAATTGAATAAATTTACTGCGATATAGTGCGGAAATAGGGGGAGGGGTGCAAGTCTAAAAAAGATAAAATAGTTTAACTTTTTCGCATTATTTTTGATCAAACTCAAAAAAATATTAGTCAATAATTAAGTATTTGCAATGGTTATTAATTAAAAAATTGATTTGAAGACTAAGTGCTTTGTTTTATTACCAAATTCTAAATATTTTTCTCAAGAAAATGTTTTACTGCGGAACTTTTTTTAATGAAGTATTAAAATTTAACTTATATTAAATCTCAAACGTATCGGCAAAAACCATCCCTAATAGAATCTATATAAAATAAATTTAGGTGTTTAATTTAAAGGAATTAGAGCGCCTAAAAGAATAGATAACAAATTTGATGTCAACCAAATCTGATTCATTAAAAGGAAAGCTTACAGAAAATTTTTCCGAATTTTCTCAACTATCTGACTATTCTTTTATGAATTCTCTTAAAGCAGATCCTCAATCAACAAAAGATGGAAATGATCATAAGCCGCGTTCAGTATATTCAGGTCATTACGTGCCAGTTGTTCCAACTGCTATTCCAGAACCAGAATATATTTCCCATAGCAACAAACTTTTTAAAGAACTAAGGCTAAGCTCAAATCTTACTAAAGACCAGAATTTTTGTCGTTTTTTCTCAGGTGATATTTCTGTTGCTAATTATCCAATGAGTCCTGTTGGTTGGGCAACAGGTTATGCATTATCTATTTACGGGACTGAATATACCCAACAATGTCCCTTTGGCACTGGCAATGGTTATGGCGATGGCAGAGCAATTTCTGTTTTTGAAGGTTTATTCAATGGGAAAAGAATGGAAATGCAACTTAAAGGAGGAGGTCCAACTCCCTACTGTCGTGGAGCAGATGGTAGAGCTGTCTTAAGGTCTAGCGTTCGAGAATTTCTCGCACAGGAATTAATGGATGCCTTGGGAATCCCTACCTCAAGATCTTTAACACTTTTTGTCTCACGTTCAGAAATAGTTAGAAGACCGTGGTATTCCAAAGGGTCCAGATATTTTGAACCTGATATCATGATTGATAATCAAGCAGCAATTACTACGAGAGTCGCTCCATCTTTTTTACGTGTAGGCCAGATTGAACTTTTTGCAAGAAGAGTTCGCGATAATGCGCATGATGAGGCCCTCAATGAACTAAAGATGATAGTTCAACATCTAATTGATAGAAATTATAAAGATGAAATTGAATATGAGATTTCGATTCAAAGTAAAGTAATAAAACTGGCTTCTTTATACAGATCAAGACTTATATCACTCATAGCCAACTGGATGAGAGTTGGTTATTGCCAGGGTAATTTCAATAGTGATAATTGTGCTGCTGGAGGTTATACCTTGGATTATGGCCCCTTTGGATTCTGTGAATTATTTGATCCAAGATTTCAACCATGGACAGGTGGAGGTGAACATTTCTCATTTTTTAACCAGCCTTCTGCAGCGGCAATCAACTTTAAAACATTTTGTTCCTCTCTTAGTCCGTTACTTTCAAAAAGCAAACAAGATCAAGAAAAGTTAGATCAAATCGAAAAAGACTTTTCTGAATTAATGAATAAGGAATTAATGAAAATGTGGGCAAACAAGCTTGGTTTAGAACATTACAACGAAACTCTAATAAATGAATTTTTTAATCTCATGGTCATTTCAAAAGCAGACTATACAATTTTGTTCCGTAAACTCTCTGAAATCCCTGATAACTTAGATTCTTTAAAAGACTGTTTCTATTTACCAATTAATGACGAGCTCAATAATAGGTGGGAAGTATGGCTTGAAAACTGGCAATCAGTCTTGAAGAAAGAGGAAAATATTAAAGCAAAATCGGCATCAATGAAATCCCTTAATCCAGTCTATACTTGGCGTGAATGGATGGTCGTTCCTGCATATGAAGAAGCTGAAAAGGGAAATTACAAGAAAATAAAAGAGTTACAGGATATCTTTAGCAATCCATATGTAGAACAACCCGCAGAAATAGATCAAAAATATAATCGACTAAAGCCAAGCCAGTATTTTAACTATGGAGGAGTATCTCATTACAGTTGTTCTTCGTAAAAGGTAAATCCTAAAAATGCAGATTGAATAACTTAGAGAAAATTTTATTCATTTATGGCCGTAGGCATTCCAACTACTGATACAACTCCCACATGAAGTATGGCCGGCTTCTTCCCAACATTTTTCACATAGTGGGGGCCCCCATTATTACTCTCTATAAATGCATCACCCGCTTTAAAGAAATTAATTTCTTCACCCCTAACATGTTTTAATCTTCCTCTGGTGACATGAATCAACATTGGGGAAGGATGAGTATGAATTGGAGTTTTCAAGCCAACTGGAATCTTGACTTTTAAGAGTCTTAATTCAGGCTTACCCTCGAGATAATTAAAATTTTTACCACTAAGTCCTTTTGAACTTTGAATAATAGGTATAACTTCAATTTTTTCTTCAGCAAGAGAAGGTTGTGGTAAAGCTAAAGTCCCAATAAAAAGGAAACAAAATGGAATAAATGTTTTTATTTGCATTAGATATTTAAGTTTCACTAATAATAGGTAGTTTGCAAAAATAATAAACTAATTTATTTCTTATATAACTTTTCTAATTGCTTAATTTCCTCTCTTAAATCCTTACCTCTCTTATTAAATTTATTATTTTTAATAACTATTGGAATAATCCACCAGGCTTGAAGACCTAAAAAAATAAATACTAGGATCAATAATTCAAAAGTACCAGGCTGCATTTGATAAATAACCCTTCTTTGTAAATACCAATATTTTAAAAGTTATTAAACATTCATGAGATAGGAAATATTTCTAAGCTGCATCTAATTCAATTTTAAGTTCAATTCCCTTTGAAATAATTGCTTCTTTAAATTCAATAAGTTTGGAAATTATTCTTTGCTTCTCAGGATCAGTTTTATGGATATCATCTACAACTTCCTGCATTGCAAGTGTTACTTTTTGTAGTTTGATTTCTAGATCTTCCCTGTAATTCATAAGCTTAAAGAAATTATCTTATTTATTAAAAAACAAAATAATTATTAGTAAATAAGTACTTAACCTTAAAAGGATTGACAGCAAAACAAGGAGGATATAATTTATAGTACAAACGTATCAATAATCAACCAGCCAATTAAAGGTAAAGTATGGAGCCTAAGTACTCATTTGGTTGTAGCACGAGCAAACCCAACGGATGCCTACTAAATCCTGAAGGTAGCAGAATTATCTTTTTCGAAGAATGCAAAAATCCTCTTGAACCTATTTCGAAAATTCATACTCATCTTTTCTTTACAAATCACCTTGGAGAACCAGGAGGGTACAAATCCTCTGAAAAACTCAATATAGATTCAGCCTGGGAAAAGTGGCACGAACTTCACCAAAAAGGGTGGACAGAAGTCTCTCATTATTACGGATAAGGGATCCGGACAAGAAAAAGCATTTATTTTTTTTATAAGTTTAAGAGTTTCCTAAGATATAGAATTCGGTGTCAAAAATAAATATTCAATATAAAATTAGCTACATATAAAAAAGACTCAATGATACGTTTACTTATTACATCAATTCTTTTTTTTAGTCCATTAGGAGGTTTTGCTGATGAAAGGCAAAGAGAAATTGAGAATGAAGCTATAAATCTTGTAATTAAAAAATATGGGAAAGGCTTAGAAAATAGATTAAAAGGAACGGGAGTAACTCCTAGTTATCGAAGTTGGTATGAAAATGATTGTTTTGTAAGTATTGCAGCAGGTACATACCAAGAAGATACTTGGTCGGCAATGAAGTGGTTTAGCGTTAATGTCTGTTCTGAATCAGCTGAAATAATGGAAAGTGAATGAAGGAAATAAAACGCCTGTTAGTTTTGCAGCATTTAGAAATAGAGGGGCCTGGTCTTTTTGAGCAATTTGCTAAAGAAAGAGATTTTAAAATAGAAATTATTCGTTTAGATAATAAAAATGCTCTGCCGCAAACAAAAAAAGGTGACTTAATTTTAATTATGGGTGGACCAATGGGTGTTAAAGATATTGGAAGCGGAAAATATCCATGGCTTAAATTAGAAAGAGATTTTATAAAAAAAGAATTAGAAAATGAGAGACCTATAATCGGTGTTTGCTTAGGTGCTCAATTGCTTGCGAGTGCTGCTGGGGGAGATGTAGAAATTCTTAAATATGGATCACCTCCAAAAGCATTACCAGAAATTGGATGGTCTCAAATTTTTATAGACAAATCGAATAAAGACTTTAAAGCACTGTTTGAAGACCCTTTTCATGTACTACATTGGCATGGAGATAGGATTTTGTTACCTAATAAAGCAGTACTCATTGCTAGTAGTGCACGTTGTAAGGAACAGTTTTTTAGGATTGGTAATTTTGCTTACGGATTACAATTCCATATAGAGACGACGGGAGTAATGATAAATAACTGGATTAAAGAAGATAAAGAGTTTGTCCTTAAAGGATTAGGCTTAAATGGTCAGGAAATTTTAGAAGAAGAGAATAAAAAATATATTGATAAAACTTTTTCAAAAAGAAAGCTTCTAATAAGTAAATTATTTGAATTATTAGATAATTAAAAAGGGCATAATCAATTAAAAAAGGACTTGATAAAACCCCTGAAAAAATTTAAAAAGGATTTTTATTAGAAAATACCTGGAAGAATTTGACCAGTAAAATAGTAGGCTCCTACAAGAGCAAACATTCCAAGCATTGCTGCTTTACCATTAAGCTTTTCAGCTTTTTCGGTCATGATTTTTTTGCGAAATCCATAATAAAGTGAAATAAATTATATCTAAAAACTAATTATTCAAA encodes:
- a CDS encoding sodium-dependent transporter codes for the protein MDSKISQREQWTSKLGFILAAAGSAVGLGNLWGFAYRASQGGGAAFVLLYILIVLIVCLPVFVAEMALGRNAMASTLLAPVKLAGKNWYPLGILFFIAPLGIASYYSVIMGWTADTLFHSLFFGLPKNLTEAETFFGSISSGSSVLLGHLLSLVLTAIIVSSGIKKGIEKVTRYFMPILFIIIVILAIWATSLSGAWEGYKTFLLKFDFNELRNPQTIRNAFTQAFFSLSLGIGIMVTYASYLNKKSNLPKLSVGVASLDTLVGLMAGFITFPIVLTFGLSDAISESTVGALFISIPTGLGSYGAAGRIVAVAFFALAYIAAITSSVSLLEVPVSSLMDKFGFKREKSVWLITLFLFLAGIPSALNLNILGTIDSIFGGVLLIFGGFLVTFFMGWVVPGKFNEELSDSKVGIKTTRYLKFMTRWVAPPIIGFGLFISVFDLLKGWVS
- a CDS encoding protein adenylyltransferase SelO family protein, which codes for MSTKSDSLKGKLTENFSEFSQLSDYSFMNSLKADPQSTKDGNDHKPRSVYSGHYVPVVPTAIPEPEYISHSNKLFKELRLSSNLTKDQNFCRFFSGDISVANYPMSPVGWATGYALSIYGTEYTQQCPFGTGNGYGDGRAISVFEGLFNGKRMEMQLKGGGPTPYCRGADGRAVLRSSVREFLAQELMDALGIPTSRSLTLFVSRSEIVRRPWYSKGSRYFEPDIMIDNQAAITTRVAPSFLRVGQIELFARRVRDNAHDEALNELKMIVQHLIDRNYKDEIEYEISIQSKVIKLASLYRSRLISLIANWMRVGYCQGNFNSDNCAAGGYTLDYGPFGFCELFDPRFQPWTGGGEHFSFFNQPSAAAINFKTFCSSLSPLLSKSKQDQEKLDQIEKDFSELMNKELMKMWANKLGLEHYNETLINEFFNLMVISKADYTILFRKLSEIPDNLDSLKDCFYLPINDELNNRWEVWLENWQSVLKKEENIKAKSASMKSLNPVYTWREWMVVPAYEEAEKGNYKKIKELQDIFSNPYVEQPAEIDQKYNRLKPSQYFNYGGVSHYSCSS
- a CDS encoding cupin domain-containing protein, with the translated sequence MQIKTFIPFCFLFIGTLALPQPSLAEEKIEVIPIIQSSKGLSGKNFNYLEGKPELRLLKVKIPVGLKTPIHTHPSPMLIHVTRGRLKHVRGEEINFFKAGDAFIESNNGGPHYVKNVGKKPAILHVGVVSVVGMPTAINE
- a CDS encoding DUF1651 domain-containing protein, with product MEPKYSFGCSTSKPNGCLLNPEGSRIIFFEECKNPLEPISKIHTHLFFTNHLGEPGGYKSSEKLNIDSAWEKWHELHQKGWTEVSHYYG
- a CDS encoding type 1 glutamine amidotransferase, translated to MKEIKRLLVLQHLEIEGPGLFEQFAKERDFKIEIIRLDNKNALPQTKKGDLILIMGGPMGVKDIGSGKYPWLKLERDFIKKELENERPIIGVCLGAQLLASAAGGDVEILKYGSPPKALPEIGWSQIFIDKSNKDFKALFEDPFHVLHWHGDRILLPNKAVLIASSARCKEQFFRIGNFAYGLQFHIETTGVMINNWIKEDKEFVLKGLGLNGQEILEEENKKYIDKTFSKRKLLISKLFELLDN
- a CDS encoding high light inducible protein translates to MTEKAEKLNGKAAMLGMFALVGAYYFTGQILPGIF